A stretch of the Argentina anserina chromosome 6, drPotAnse1.1, whole genome shotgun sequence genome encodes the following:
- the LOC126798770 gene encoding uncharacterized protein LOC126798770: protein MHLVSNDGRVDDSSECEPILSQSGNPQRLAEASSSREITTVLGDIAATDEESQNLDVNESSKLVNSEQPQCRICLDNEGDDLIAPCHCRGTQKYVHRSCLDNWRSTKEGFAFAHCTECREVFILRANVPPDRWWLRLKFQFLVARDHAFIFIIVQLIVAFLGVLVYKFYGEELREMFGYEEHPYGFYTMAVLAIVLVGLLYGFFIAIICGQRINERHYHVLAKQELTKEYVVEDREDNKNAPELDPNHVTELRMLGLY from the exons ATGCATTTAGTGTCCAATGATGGTCGTGTAGACGATAGTTCGGAGTGCGAGCCTATCTTGAGTCAGTCTGGCAATCCACAGAGACTAGCTGAAGCGTCGTCCTCGCGTGAAATTACAACTGTGCTAGGTGACATTGCTGCTACTGATGAAGAGTCGCAGAATCTAGATGTCAATGAGAGTTCTAAGTTGGTGAATTCGGAGCAGCCACAATGCCGTATTTGCCTTGATAATGAAG GAGACGACTTAATTGCTCCATGCCATTGCAGAGGTACCCAGAAGTATGTCCATAGATCATGCCTTGATAACTGGAGGTCCACAAAG GAGGGCTTCGCTTTTGCCCATTGTACAGAATGTAGGGAAGTGTTCATATTACGTGCTAATGTACCTCCAGATCGCTGGTGGTTAAGACTGAAATTTCAGTTTCTTGTTGCTAGAGACCATGCATTCATTTTTATTATCGTTCAGCTG ATTGTGGCATTCTTGGGAGTGCTGGTATACAAATTTTATGGAGAGGAACTACGGGAAATGTTTGGTTATGAAGAACACCCATATGGGTTTTATACAATGGCTG TCTTAGCTATTGTTTTGGTGGGTTTGCTCTACGGTTTCTTCATAGCCATAATCTGTGGACAGAGAATCAATGAACGTCATTACCATGTTCTTGCAAAACAGGAATTGACAAAG GAATATGTTGTAGAAGACCGAGAAGATAATAAAAATGCCCCTGAGCTAGACCCCAACCATGTGACGGAGCTGAGAATGTTGGGCCTTTATTAG
- the LOC126800131 gene encoding agamous-like MADS-box protein AGL29: MAKPDYNNVQSSPVDVLNNTNALLPPPSVKKTKGRRRVEIKKVEAASNRHVTFSKRKKGLFNKAAELSLLTGAETAAIVVSGNGRMFGFGSSSCEDVIHRYLADSNSQIGVESDRRSRYVNSAHLAKLRQQLLEARRQLEEEKKRATMIQQRKQAAGVAVPAELWWEEEMMDQTPEELQSYSEALHRLKSDVERRAQQKILNVPCSYTSLMDGRVVMGENYINNSNSNMNTM, translated from the coding sequence ATGGCTAAACCGGACTATAACAATGTCCAGTCTTCCCCCGTGGATGTACTAAACAATACCAATGCATTACTGCCACCACCGTCAGTGAAGAAAACCAAAGGCCGAAGAAGGGTGGAAATCAAGAAGGTGGAAGCAGCCAGCAACCGCCATGTCACCTTCTCGAAGCGCAAGAAGGGCCTTTTCAACAAGGCAGCGGAACTGAGCCTCTTGACCGGCGCAGAAACTGCAGCGATAGTAGTTTCCGGCAATGGAAGGATGTTCGGCTTCGGCAGCTCCAGTTGTGAGGACGTCATCCACCGTTACCTTGCGGACAGCAACTCTCAAATAGGAGTGGAGTCGGATCGTCGCAGCAGATACGTGAACTCggctcatttggcaaagctaaGGCAGCAGCTATTGGAGGCCCGGAGGCAgttggaggaggagaagaagcgGGCAACAATGATACAGCAGAGGAAACAGGCGGCTGGAGTGGCGGTACCCGCCGAGTTGTGGTGGGAGGAGGAGATGATGGATCAAACCCCAGAGGAGTTACAGAGTTACAGTGAGGCGTTGCATAGGCTGAAGAGTGATGTGGAGAGGAGAGCTCAACAGAAGATTCTGAATGTTCCATGCAGCTACACGTCGCTAATGGATGGTAGAGTTGTCATGGGTGAGAATTATATAAACAATAGTAATAGCAATATGAACACCATGTAG